tctaaaaaaaattaattggctCCTTCCGTTAACAGAAACCAATATTGACTGGTTTGATTATTAACGGTTGATGACGTGGTAGACAAAATTGACCAGAACACTCCACCTGGTCGTACCATGGTATGATGTTGATGTGGAAAAAAATCTATTTACACATTGGAAGGTCAATTATTAAAAGCAACACTTTCTAACATAATAGACACATCCTCGAATGGAAAATGGAATGTAAACATTTTTGGCCTTCATCTTTTCAACAAGGAGGCGACCAACTTTGGAATGATATTGAAGTATGCCATCGATGATGTAACATCCCTTATCCATCCCCACAATTGACATGGATAAGTGATGTCATATTGACACTTTAATCActttacacaatttctttctttAAAACATCATTTTTCCACTCGTTATAAACccttttaatcaatttttaacatttaagaaGCTTtgaatacatttttaaaatcattttgaatCATTATCAGGTTATTTGGATATGTCTAATACAAAAACAGGGTTTTGGGGGCGAAAAACTATCAGGATCTAATGCCCTTAGTATAGTTACTTTGTCATATATTCTGttaattttttgaatagattggtttaataaaatttcatcattcatattATTATCTTTTGTATTTTTCCTCAATGATTTTTTCAGACAAATCAAAATATACAAGAAAGTATTGGTTCATTgattatctaacatttaactaatattaagttacaTTATGCGATTTAATCATGATGCAAGAATACATCTTATATTAATAGGTAATCTAAATCAACCATATTTTGAAGaatcaaaattgagaaaattgattcAAGAGACTAATATGTTATCTATCAAGCCCAACTGGGGGGATACATTGTCTTAGGTGCCAAAACGGATGattcctagaagatagagacataaagtGTGATTGTTTGGACTGACAATACATCTAATAGGACCCAAATTGAATCTATCCTAGATCCATTTATGGGTTTATTCAAttgtgatgttcatagtatgATTTACCTCAATCTTGAGTGAGTAACTAActatgcgtatgtaactcatataCTTTAATATGTTGAAAATCTAAGCTCAATTGATTATAGAGTCAAAAGATGATATGTTGGATATATGACTTATGGTGTAActtcactttaaaaaaaatcatagccTAATAAAAAGTAAATGATATTATCTCATTGACATTGCATGGTTGATGGAAAGGTAACGTGACCACAGGTTGTTTGTTTAAGACAAATTATTTAATAACTATTtattagtaattgactttttcatgaaagaaaatgtaatggttaccataagataaaataggatcatattgggtgaATAGATTTAACCCAAAAGGATTAACAATATCCTATGTGGGTAGCACACTTATGACACAATCATTGGATAAACAAAAATTAAGTTGCTTTCATAATTGTGTATAGTAGTGGAGAGTTCAGTCATGGTACTTTTAGTAGATTGACTTCTTGACtaaataatattgttattaatagaCAAAgagttggaacttaattacaaattatttaagagCTAATTATATATATCCAATCAGTCCCTCCACTAACTAAACACAATCCTTTCCAAATTGCATTTGAACCAATACGATGAATGAATGAAAACGACGAATAGAGAAATATATTGCATGTATCATTATTCGTAATAAATGCATTTTTTGACATAAGACTAGAGATGACTTagtgattaatttaatttctttgaattattatttaattgattataattaaataattgaagttcaaagtgaaaattaaattaattagtcatcgtAGTTTTACAGAATGAGATAATTAGATTTATTTACTTATAGATTTTGGTACGACAAAGTTGTCATaactttaatggaattagaattgggttaagaAGATAATTTAATTGCACagattatttaaatttatgaattaaataaataatattttagaataaaaattttGTTATCGGGTTGGATAAACTATATAAGTTGGTTTGAATACCAGATAACATGTATAATTGTACATAATACACAAAAAGGTTCCAATATGCTCATTAAACATGTGATGGGCAGCACCTAGGGTTCCGAGAGTAGGGGTGTCACCGCTTACCTTGTGTAATCCCAGTGGGGCACAATATTTTCTATTAGAATATTATTATTTTGCCTCCTCTTATTCAAGTAGAACTTTTGTCGTTTTTCCATAGGGATTATGGGCTAAGCCAAATACACATCACTTTAAGCGTAGTTACTCTATTGGATTATAATGAGATTTATTTCAAAGTAAATTTTACTTTTCAGCAGTACTCGAGTTAGGCTTCTAGCCTATAAAGAGATTTAATTTTCTCCACATGAAAACTAAAAGTTTTAATTGTGTGTTCGATTCGTGTAATTAGAGCCCACTCTCTAAGCAAACCAAAAGTTTGAGAATAGTGGAGAAAATCATGCTAGTTAAAAGCCGAGAAACAACCAGCAcctcttacacgaaaacacaagtACTAAATTGGTAATTTTTATTACTACAAAAAACACAAAAGTTCAGTTGTAACACACTTCATCATCCCGGTTTACTAGAGAGCACATGAaacaaaattcttaaaaatctttaaaatttcaaaccttaaatcatttttttaaaatcataaaattaagtttaaaacaattttggaggtttagaaacatattaaaaccatttaGAATCATTTTGCAAGCAATTAAAAGTGTCTGAAACGAAAAATGAGTTTCGATGTAttcaaaattctcaaaacaatGTTGTGGCCCAAGTTCAAGACTTAAGTATCGATACATAAAATCTATGTATGAGTTCTATGTGCATTTAATATAGACTTGCCTTACATTTTGCTAGTTTGATCTTGGATCCGTAATCTTGCTCCGTGATTGATTATCTTTAACCTTAATTATTATATGTAGGCTCATTTTGAGTTCGCATTTAACACTTGTaatatctatttttattatatataggCTCATGCAAGTAggattctattatttttattcggTTGTTAGGTCAACGACCAAATAAGTTCTTGGGTTGAATCTCTAAAATTGAACTCGACTTCTATGAGTATGAAAGTACTCTACATGTACTATAAAGGATTGTTTCCTAACATGCATGACAAAAATAAATACAGTGATTTAGTAACATCTTAAACTCAGCTCATGCATGTAAAAAAAtcctttcataaaaaaaaatctgaaaaatgaCTTATTCATAcctacttaataataaataatattaaaattttatattattaaagttaaaatttatgataacatacatattttgaataaaagaaaCATGTAACGTTCTTTAAAGAAGATTTTAGTAAAACTCTTCATTTACGTTCAgcaaattttcagccaattcaAGCTTTAAAAAGAAAtcccatttttttttcatgttttcttaTCATTTTCTGATGTAACACCTGACCTTTTCGCTCTTTAATTTGCCATTCATCCTTTTTCTTCTGTTTTCTGTTCTCGAGTCCCAATTTCCTCGGTTGGTGTCTATTCCCACTGTTTCAATATAAAAAAagctattttatttttctaaaaacaattaaacattttcttctgttttttttttttggccttTTTGGTCATTCCCATTTCCCAAATCATCTTCTTGATTGTTAAAATAAATACCCTTTTTTCAGTTCTTTATGGTTTATTTTGTTTCATAGTTTCTAGAACTAGGAAATGGCTACCATTGGCTGTTCTTCCACTTTTATCATTGAAAGAAAAAGTAGACATGTTTTCACTTCCTCAACTTTGAGTCCAACAAAGATTGAAAATTTGGCTGTTTTTAGTGGTTCAACAAGAGGGGTTTCTTTGTTTTGTAATAGAGGGCAGCTTTGGAGGTTTAAGCCTGTAAGAATTGCTGGTGATGACCCAGAGGGTTCACTTCAGTTTACAATTAAGAAGAGCAAGAAGGTACTTGCCTTGCAAAGTGACtcttctttgtatttttaattgtaaATGTTGCCATTGGATTGAAATGGGTCTTTAAtgtataattgttttattttgtagGCTGTGATTGTTTATTTACCTTGAATGTGAACTTTGTAAGTGGTATAGTGTGCAACAAACAAAGATTAAAATGAAATTGGGTAAAGGAATTGTGAACCTTTCTGGAATAGGAACTTTTAGATTTTACACCTAACTTGCAATAACACTCCGTTGAATCATCATATAAATTTAGCCAGTAATCTTTGTAGCTTTCAATGGGTATATAAGAACATTGCTGCCTTTATAGTTCAAGAGAGAGGGGAGAGGATTCCATTGGGATCACAATGCTGATGAAGTCCCTTGTGGACTAGTTTCTAGCCATCTGAAATATTAAATAGTTGAATATTATCTTTCAAGAGCTATAAACGAGTTTTCCTGCAGTATCCGTTTGCGAGAATTGAAATCAAAATGGTGCTATTTATCTTCTTTATCCATGGCAGATTGCAGAAACAAGGAAACTGGTTTCGTCCTTAAAAAGTAATATTACTGACTTAGATGAAAATGAAGCTTTTCATGAGCAGAGGGATAAGTCTCTTCCTGATGTGGATCTCACTTCAAGCAGCTCTATTAGTACAGTTGAAGGCAAAAATGGGAGCATTCTTTCAAGCAGTCATGTTACTTCAACTGTGAAGGACATATCGGAGATACGACCTTCAGATGAAGCTGGTGATGAACCTGAAGTACATTTGTCTTCAGAAAAGGCCTCCTCAGATTTAGGTTCTACCAAACTGCTGAAAACCACTGATTCGAAAGCTTTTAAGTCTGACATGCTTCCTTCTTTTCCCTCAAGTTCCTCTGATGCTGTCCTACTTACATCTGTTGAGAATGAAAATTTGACCAAAACAAGCCTAGAAATGGTTGGTGAGGTACATGATCCTGCAGTTGAAAGTACAAAACCCCCACCACTAGCCGGTGCAAACGTAATGAACATTATATTAGTAGCTGCAGAATGTGCCCCATGGTCTAAAACAGGTAGTATTCCAGTTATAGATAAATTTGAGATGATAGTCTCTCTTCTCTTTTCGTGATAGATAGATGATATATAACTTGGAGGCTGCTGTAATCTTATTATAGGTGGGCTTGGAGATGTTGCCGGCTCTTTACCAAAGGCTTTGGCTAGACGGGGACACAGGGTTATGGTATTTTTTTTCTACTTTCTATGTTAAATCAAATACTTCGCATTGCAATACATATGTAAACTCTATCCACGGGAGGTATCACCAACTTAAGCAAATTTGTATCGTAGGCTTAGTTTAGCTAAAcctttctattttctattttcctttttgtcTAGTTGATCCAGTGACCATTCTCTTATGGTTTCATTACCCTGCCAGTTCATGAACAGTTTGACTTTACCAACCATGATCCTACAGATGCCTGTGGCTCTTTAGATGCTTTCATTAGTAAATTCCTTTCTTTTTACTTAGGTTGTGGCACCTCGGTATGCTGAGTATGTTGAACCTCGAGATATAGGAGTTCGAAAGATGTATAAGGTGGATGGTCAGGTACGACACAAGCTGTTGTAAATAACATAGATTTGATTGTTAAACAAAACAGGCTATTGCACTGCATGATCTTTGATGATATGTTATTTGTAGGATATGGAAGTATCATATTTCCACACCTATATTGATGGTGTGGATTTCATATTCATGGATACTCCTATGTTTCGCCATATGCAGTATAACATTTATGGAGGAAAACGAGAGGTAGGATATGCTTTCTTGTGGTTTGTTAATGATTGGTTAGTAATTCAAATAAGTTGTAATTACACTTCgtaatttagtttaatttcagAATAATATTCTATGTTCAAAATGTGCCAAATGTATTATAAACCTGAGAGAAGGAAAAGATGGAAATTTTGCTATCAAGTTAATATTAATGTTAATCTAAGGGTGATTATAAGTACTATAAATTTTTTCCTTAGAAGTCTATGTAACTTCTTTAAGGTCTTCCATTAGTGTGATCGGATGTTGGCGGTGCTAGAAGCGTGTAATATTTGCTATGCATTAGTTTGAAACAGTGTCTTTTGCAATCTCTATTTTGTATTAGAACAGAAGTAACCTTACCAATTAGGAGATGCAATAAACTTGATGGCTTTTCTTTGCTCACCATATTCAGCATTTTGAATGTTGCATGATTTTGGTCTCATTGTACAGGATATTTTGAAGCGCATGGTATTGTTTTGCAAGGCAGCTGTTGAggtacatattttaaaattacctTGAATCATACAGAAATACTGTAATCTGGTCGGATAGACATGATAGGGAAAACCGATGGATTATTGCTGATGTTTGATTTGAAAAGTAAGTTACACAGTCACACTCATTGCGGAGTTTAAATAAAATGACTAGTTACAAAAGGGGCATTGTTGATTGTGTGAGGTTTCAACTAGCCTCTAAATTATTCTTACTAAGATAAATCATGGAAAAAGGAAATCTACTTAGATAAATTGTGGTGAATGTAACATGGAGTTCACTATGATTCATCAGCATGTTTCCAACACAGCTTCTAGAAACAACTGCCAAAGTATATTGGTCTGCTTTGCACCTGATTATGCTACATCTTTACTTCCTATGCTAGATCACTCTTATATTATTCTTGGGGAACTTAAAGGTTTTCTCAAGTCCATTTTCTTATTTTCTGGCATAGCCTCATTGTTTGTTGAATATAATTGATTGATTAGATTATAGTGTCATATGGTGAAGAAGTTGTTTTTTTTTAGGTTCCTTGGTATGTTCCATGTGGAGGTGTCTGCTATGGAGATGGAAATCTGGTTTTCATTGCTAATGATTGGCATACCGCCTTGTTGCCAGTCTACTTGAAGGCTAATTATCGAGACAACGGTTTGATGTCCTTCACTAGATCCATTCTCGTCATCCATAATATTGCTTACCAGGTTTGTCCTATGCTAATTCGCTTGATTTGATCATTTTATAGGAAAAAGGGATCAGGTCATTTATATTTTTGCTTTGTTCTTAATAGAAATTAAGAACTTATATCATAGTGTATTCACATTTTTTCCTCAATTCTTTGCTTGGTTCTTGTGCGCCAATAGAATCTTATACAAAATCATTTGTTATTTTGCATTGCATACTTAAATAAAAGAGAATGCATAGAGCATTCCACAGATCATGATAACTGTACATACCTTGTCTGCAATTCtctcttgaaatttaatttatatcta
The Gossypium hirsutum isolate 1008001.06 chromosome A07, Gossypium_hirsutum_v2.1, whole genome shotgun sequence genome window above contains:
- the LOC107955514 gene encoding granule-bound starch synthase 2, chloroplastic/amyloplastic; translation: MATIGCSSTFIIERKSRHVFTSSTLSPTKIENLAVFSGSTRGVSLFCNRGQLWRFKPVRIAGDDPEGSLQFTIKKSKKIAETRKLVSSLKSNITDLDENEAFHEQRDKSLPDVDLTSSSSISTVEGKNGSILSSSHVTSTVKDISEIRPSDEAGDEPEVHLSSEKASSDLGSTKLLKTTDSKAFKSDMLPSFPSSSSDAVLLTSVENENLTKTSLEMVGEVHDPAVESTKPPPLAGANVMNIILVAAECAPWSKTGGLGDVAGSLPKALARRGHRVMVVAPRYAEYVEPRDIGVRKMYKVDGQDMEVSYFHTYIDGVDFIFMDTPMFRHMQYNIYGGKREDILKRMVLFCKAAVEVPWYVPCGGVCYGDGNLVFIANDWHTALLPVYLKANYRDNGLMSFTRSILVIHNIAYQGRGPMEDFCSVGLPDHYKDLFKLYDPVGGEHFNIFAAGLKTADRVVTVSHGYAWEIRTLEGGWGLHGIINECDWKLQGIVNGIDMEDWNPQHDVHLQSDGYTNYSIETLQPGKAQCKAALQKELGLPVREDVPLIGFIGRLDHQKGVDIIAEAIPWMMDQDLQLVLLGTGRQDLEELLRQFEDQHHDKVRGWVGFSVQTAHRITAGADILLMPSRFEPCGLNQLYAMCYGTIPVVHAVGGLRDTVQPFNPFEESGFGWTFDSADASKLIHALGNCLLTYCEYKESWDGLRRRGMMQDLSWDNAAQKYEEVLVAAKYQW